In Caldanaerovirga acetigignens, the following are encoded in one genomic region:
- a CDS encoding sigma-54 interaction domain-containing protein, with amino-acid sequence MEMEKQEERLKKILSYETVNKIFNALDEGIIIVDRDYNILFYNKTLSRIEGLESNSVIGKKLLEVFPSLTPEESTIYQVIKSAKPIFNRYQAYLNYKGKEIRTVNSTIPIVEDGQVLGALEISRDVSELYELSQKVLELQQKLIGRKIRTVNIGLRYTFDSIIGKSQKIRELVCLLKKVAGTTSSVLIYGETGTGKELFAQSIHSESPRRNKPFIAQNCAALPETLLESLLFGTTKGSFTGAEDRPGLFEQADGGTLLLDEINCMGLSLQSKLLRVLQEGVVRRIGATCDIPVDVRIIATTNEHPVELIKSGRLRNDLFYRLSVIYVEIPPLRDRLEDIEDLVIHFIEKYNQKFKKNVKGIDRQVLNLFKEYSWPGNVRELEHVIEGVMNYVDEGYISLSDLKYLSFGSFKNYVEHRAGRSSTVKSRVDEYERELIINALKSTNGNITKAAQLLGIKRQALQYRLRKFGIDKELFS; translated from the coding sequence ATGGAAATGGAAAAGCAAGAGGAGCGCCTTAAAAAAATTCTCTCTTATGAAACGGTAAATAAAATTTTTAACGCATTAGACGAAGGCATCATCATCGTCGATAGGGATTATAACATACTTTTTTACAACAAGACGCTAAGTCGTATCGAAGGGCTGGAGTCCAACAGCGTAATAGGCAAGAAGCTCCTCGAGGTCTTTCCATCGCTTACCCCTGAGGAGAGCACAATTTATCAGGTTATAAAAAGTGCAAAGCCCATATTTAACAGGTATCAAGCTTATCTGAACTATAAGGGGAAAGAGATAAGAACTGTAAATTCCACCATCCCTATAGTTGAAGACGGCCAAGTGCTAGGGGCCCTGGAGATTTCCAGAGATGTATCGGAATTATATGAACTTTCCCAGAAGGTACTGGAACTACAGCAGAAACTCATAGGAAGAAAAATTCGCACAGTCAACATCGGCTTGAGATACACTTTCGACAGTATAATAGGGAAGAGCCAAAAAATCCGGGAACTTGTGTGTCTTCTTAAAAAAGTCGCCGGCACCACTTCTTCGGTGCTGATCTACGGTGAGACCGGAACCGGCAAGGAACTTTTCGCCCAGAGCATCCATTCTGAAAGCCCCCGCCGTAACAAACCTTTCATCGCCCAAAACTGCGCAGCTCTCCCCGAAACTTTGCTAGAGTCGTTGCTCTTTGGTACCACCAAAGGCAGCTTTACCGGCGCCGAAGATAGACCTGGTCTTTTCGAGCAGGCCGACGGAGGCACGCTTCTCCTCGATGAAATCAACTGCATGGGACTTTCTCTGCAAAGCAAGCTGCTGAGGGTGCTCCAGGAAGGGGTCGTGCGGCGTATAGGGGCAACTTGTGATATCCCCGTAGATGTAAGGATAATAGCCACAACTAACGAACACCCTGTCGAATTGATTAAAAGTGGCCGATTGAGAAATGACCTTTTTTACCGGCTGAGCGTCATTTATGTCGAAATTCCCCCACTCAGGGACCGGCTGGAAGACATCGAGGATCTGGTTATACATTTTATCGAAAAATACAACCAAAAATTCAAAAAGAACGTAAAGGGCATAGATCGTCAGGTGCTAAACCTTTTTAAAGAATATTCCTGGCCTGGTAACGTAAGAGAGTTAGAACACGTTATAGAGGGCGTCATGAATTATGTAGACGAAGGATATATTTCCCTTTCGGACCTTAAATATTTGAGCTTTGGAAGTTTCAAAAACTACGTTGAACATAGGGCCGGACGATCTTCTACTGTTAAATCCCGGGTGGATGAATATGAAAGGGAACTTATAATAAATGCTCTAAAAAGCACCAATGGAAACATAACAAAAGCTGCCCAACTGTTAGGTATCAAAAGGCAAGCCCTTCAGTATCGCCTGAGAAAGTTCGGCATCGACAAGGAGCTCTTCAGTTAA